AGCGCCTCCCACGCATCCGCCGCCACCTGGTCCGGCGCGTGCCCCGCGCCGAGTGATGCCGACACGGATTCCGCCAGCACCGGCGCGGCGCGGAGCGAGCGGGCGACGGAGTAGCCGGTGGCGGGGTGGATCATTCCGCCCGCCGCGCCAAAGCCGATCACGCGCTGCGGCACGGGAAGCGCGCCGCCCATGGGAATCCACACCCGCTCGTGATGCACCACGCGGTGGATGCGCAGCCCCATCTCGTCCAGCCGGCGGCGAAGGCGGCGCTCCAGCGTGTCATCACTCACAGCGGGCCTGCGGACGAGCGCCGTTTCTTCCAGAAACCAGCGGCGGCCGGGGAGGCCGAAGGCGTACAGAAAGGTGGGCGCGGGGTCCGCGTCGCGCCATTCGCGCCCCCAGTCCATCAGCAGCGTCTCGTCCGCGCGCAGGGGAACGCCGTCCGCCTCCACTGTCCATCCCACGGCCGTCTGGAACGCCGCTTCCGGCCGCCGCTCGCGCCGCACCAGCGCCGCGTCCCATCCGGTCGCGTCCACGATGACGCGGGCCGCCGCGCCTCCACCCTCCCGGAAGCGGACACGGCTGCCGTGCGCGTCGTGCGCCGCGTCCGCGACCGTGCCGGCGATCCACTCCACCTCGCGCGCCTCGCACCGGCCGCGCAGCACGTCCGCCAGCGCCGCGTTGTCCAGCAGCGCGTATTCGCGGTCGATGACGTGCCGCTCGCTGCCGACGACTACCGCTTTAGGCCAGCGGGCGTGCACCAGCGTCCGCAGATCCTCCGGCAGTTCGTCCGTCCACGCCGCGTAGCGCGCGGGCCAGTGCACGGGGCCCGCCGGCCCGGAGATGCCGACGTGCAGGCCGCGTCCGGCGAGGGCGGCGGCGGCGGCGAGCGCGGCCGGGCCCTTTCCCAGAACCAGCGCATCCAGCATCCTCATGGGCGTGCGCGGTGCATCGGCGGCCGGGTTTGTCTTTGCACAAAGATTATACAGGCAGTATATATGCCGCGCGAACAGGAGAGCAAGGTCGTCAAACGGAGGCAGGGGTGATCGAGATCGCGGGCGCGGCGCAGGCGGTGGACCCCGGGCTGCTGCGCGCGCCGGGCGGTTTTCTGTGGTGGTACGCGGACGTCGTAACGCCCCGGGGCGACGGCGCCGTGCTCATCTGGTCGTACGGACTGCCCTTTCTGCCCGGCTACGCGAACGCCGCGCGGCGGGGCAGGGCGCAACTCCCCATCGGCCGGCCCAGCGTGAACCTGGTCGTGTACCGGCGCGGCGTTCCCGCCTTTTACCTGCTGCAGGAGCATGCGCCCGCCCCGGTGGACGAGCAATCGCTTTCCGACATCCAGCGCATCGGCGGCTGCACGTTCCGGCGCCGTGTGGACGCGGGACGCTGCACGCTGGATGCCGCCATCGACTGCAGCCTTCCGGGGACGACGGACCGGCTGACGGGCACCTTTCACCTGGCCGGTACCGCGCGGCGGGGAGATGACGCGTCCGTGGCGGCTTCCGAGCACCTGTGGACGCCGCTGACCGGGCCGTGCGAGGCGGAGGTGGACCTGTCCGTCGGCGGAAAGCCGCTGGGGCTGATCCGCGGGCGGGGGTACCACGACCGCAATGGCGGCCGCGTGCCGCTGCACGACCTGGGGATTGAGCGGTGGATGTGGGGGCGCCTTCCCTTCGCCGGGCACGAGCGCATCTACTACCTTCTCTGGCCGCGCGAGGCGGAAAGGGAAATGATCGCCACCGGCGTCATCATCGGCGCGGACGGGCGGACGGAGCGGGTGCCGCTGGAGGTGGAACTGGGGCGCGAGCGGATGACGTTCGGCGGGCTGCGGCGGCCGGAGCACATCGTTCTGCGCCACGAGGGGCGCGAGTGGCTGACCGTGCGCCACACCGTGGTGAGCGACGCGGGTCCGTTCTATCTGCGGCTGCTTTCGGAAGGGTCCGTTGACGGGGAGACGGTGACGGGGTGGAGCGAACTGGTGCACCCGGACCGGGTCGATCTGGCGCGGCACCGGCCGTTCGTGCGGATGCGCGTCCATCATCCGGCCGGACCCAACTCGCCTTGGCTGCCGCTGTTCACCGGCCCGCGCGCCGGACGTCCCGCGCGGCTCGTGCGCCAGTGGCTGGGGATGGGCTGATGGACATGGTCATCCACGATCCGCCACCGGGCGTACCGCTGTGGATGTGGATCATCGCCATCCTGCCGTGGATTGTTCTGGCGATGGCGGCTTTCAACGTGGTGGCGTGGCCGCGCGGGCGGCGGGACGGGCGGATGCCGGGGCGCGTTTCCGTTCTGATCCCCGCGCGGGATGAGGCGGAGCGCATTGAGGCGTGCGTGCGCGGCGCCCTGGCCAACGCGCCGGACGAGGTGATCGTCTACGACGACGGCTCGACGGACGGGACCGCGGCGATCGTCGCGCGGTTGGCGGAAGAGGACGGGCGCGTGCGGTTGATGAGCGGCGGCCCGCTCCCGGCGGGATGGGTGGGAAAGCCGCACGCCTGCCATCACCTGGCGAACGCGGCGACCGGCGACGTGCTCGTCTACATGGACGCGGACACGGTGGCGGAACCGGAGTGCCTGGCGCGCATGGGTTCGCTGTTCGACCGGATGCGCGCGGACGTGGTGACGGCGGGAACGCGGCAGGTGACGGGGACGTTCGCGGAACGGCTGATCATCCCCCTGCTGCACCTGACGTACCTGGCGTGGCTGCCGCTGCCGCTGGTGTGGCGCTCGCGCGATCCGCGCTTCCTTGTCGCCAACGGACAGCTTCTGGCCGTCCGTCGCGCCGCGTACGCCGCCGCGGGCGGATGGTCCGCCGTGCGCGCGGAGGTGGTGGACGACATGGCCTTCTGCCGGCGGGTGAAGGAAAGCGGCGGGCGCGTGGTGTTCGCGGACGGGCACCGGATGGCGCGGTGCCGCATGTACCGCGACGGCGGCGAGGTGGTGCGCGGGTTCAGTAAGAACCTGTACGAGGGCGTAGGCGGGCGTCCGGTTGGACTGGTGGGATTCGCGCTGGTGCACGCCGCCATGTTTCTGCTGCCGTACGTCGCGATGGTGGCTGGATTGGTGATGGTGGCCCGCGCGGTTCCGCACGTGGATCACCGCGGCGTACACCTCGTGCTGACCGGCGCGCTGGGCGTGGCGGCGAACGTGATGCTGCGGCTGCTGCTCGCGATCCGTTTCCGCCAGCCGTGGGAGAGCGTGCTGCTGCATCCGTTCGCCGTGCTGGGGCTGATCGGGATCGCCATCAACTCGGCGCGGTGGAGCGGGCGCGGGGAGATCCGGTGGCGCGGGCGGACGTACGGGGCGCGGGCGGCGCGCGTGGCGGGAAGTGGAAGCGCGGCGGAGTAGCGGCGGAAGAGTGGCTCGGGCGCGGAGGCCGAATGGAATCGCACGCGGCGGAAAGTGCCTCATGCCGGGCGGAGTTCGCGGGCGGCCCCCACCCGGGCCGGCACCACCGGCCCACCCTCCCCCAAAAAAGACTGGGGGAGGGTTTTTGGCGGCTGACGGGCCGGTGGGGCAGGCGAGGATTGGCGCTGCCCCGGCTGTCGAGAGCGAATGAATCCGCCGCTCCAACAGCGGTAAGCCCCGACTCACGGCCGCTGTCGCGCCCGTGATCGGGGCTTCAACCGACCCGGCAGACGGCACGGCGGGGGACGGCGGCCGCAGTCCGCGCAGGCGGACTTCGCGCCGTTGTTGCCGCGACTGCGAGCACCCCGGCGCGGAAGCCGCGGACACGCGCCGCACCGTCCGTCCGCGCCGAACGGCTCCCCCTCGCCCGCTTGCGGGAGAGGGGGCTGGGGGGTGAGGGCTGCCTCGGCATGCGCCAATCCCCGCCCGACACACGGCACCCAGCACTTTCCTTGGCTTTTCGCACTCACGCACTCACGCACTCACGCACTCACGCACTTCCGTCATCTTGCCTTCTCCCGCTCCCAACCCAGCCCCCGCCTCCCTCCGCTCCGCGTGGTTCCTCGCGCTGGCGCGGCGCTACGTGCGCCGGCGCATCGCGCGGGGGCTGGACGGGCTGTACGTGGCGGGATTGGATGCGGCGCGCGAGGCGGCGCGGCGCGGGCCCGTCATCCTGGCCGCCAACCACGTGGGGTGGTGGGATTCGTTTCTTGTCATTGCGCTGGACGAGGCGCTGAACACGGAAGGCTACGCGCTGATGGATGCGGAAAGCGTGCGGCGGCTGCCGTTCTTTGCCCGCCTCGGCGCGTTGCCGCTCGACCGGAGCGGTGGCGCACGTGCCCGCGCCGGCCTGCGCGCCGGGGCGGACCGGCTGGACCGCCCCGGCCGCGCGCTCTGGGTTTTTCCGCAGGGCCGCCACCGCCCCGCGCACCTGCGCCCGCTCGGCTTCGAGCCCGGCATCCGGCTGCTGGCGCGATGGGTACCGTCCTCCACCGTCGTCCCCATCTCCATCCAGTACGCCTGGGGCGACCAGCCCGGCCCCGCGGCCTACGCCCGTCTCGGCGCGCCGGTGTCGGCTTCCGGGCTGGATCTGGACGCGCTGGAGGCGGAGATCATCGACGGGCTGGCGCGCATCGATGGAGCGGTGGACCGGGGTGAGCCGGGGTTCATCCCCCTGATTGCGGGGCGCACGGCCTCACCGGAGGGCGGCTGGGGCGCGCGGCTGCTGGGCGGAAGGGAGGCGGCGCATGACTGACGTCCTGGTCGTCGGCTCCGGCATGGGCGGCCTGTCCGCCGCGATCGCGCTCGCCGCGCGTGGGTTGTCTGTCCAGATTCTGGAGGCCGGGCCGCGTCCCGGCGGCAAGATGGGGATCGCCGTCATCGATGGCGTGGAGGTGGATACGGGGCCCAGCGTGCTCACCCTTCCCGACACCCTCGACCGCACGCTTCGCCTCGCCGGATCGTCGCTGGCGGACGAACTGACGCTGCCCGAGCCGGAGCCGGGCTTCCGTTATCTGTATCCCGACGGTGTGGCGCTGGACGTCCATTCGCGGCCCGAACGCACGCTGCAGTCCGTGGAGCAGACGCTGGGCCGGGTGGCGGCGGACGAGTTTGCGGCGTTTCTGGCCTATGCGGGGCGCATCTGGGACGCGGCGGCTCCGCACTTTGTCCACGGTCACGCGCCGTCTGTCGGATCGCTCGTCCGTGGCGGATTGGGATCGCTCGCGCTCCTGCCCCGTATCGATCCGCTGCACACCATGTGGGGCGCCATCCGCGCGCGCGTCCGCGATCCGCACCTGCGCTGGCTGCTGGCGCGGTACGCGACGTACAACGGGTCGGACGTGCGGCGCGCGCCCGCGACGCTGCACTGCATCGCCCACGTGGAGCTTTCCCTTGGCGGATTCGGTGTGGAGGGCGGGATGTACGAGATCGTCCGCGCGCTGGTACGCGCGGCGGAGCGGCTGGGCGTGCGGATGGAATGCGGCGCGCGCGTGGACGGATTGATCGTCCGCGACGGGCGGGTTCGCGGCGCGCGCACGGCGGACGGGCGCGAGTGGTCGGCGGACGCGGTGGTCGGCAACGCGGATGCGGCGCACGTGCTGGGCGATCTTCTTCCGCCACCGTCGCGGCCCCGGCGGGGCGCGGTGCCGCCTTCCACCTCCGGATGGACCGGCATTCTGCGCGCGCGGCGGCGGAGCGGGGTTGACGCGCGCGTGGCGCATACCGTCCTTTTCCCGCGCGAGTACCTGGAGGAGTTCGCCGACATGTTCGACCGCGGGCGTCCTCCCATCGACCCAACGGTCTATCTCTGCGCGCAGGAGGCGTGTCACGGGCGCGCGGGATGGACGGAGGAGGAGCCCGTCTTTGTGATGGCGAACGCGCCCGCGGAGCCGCCCGGGGGATCATCTGCCGCCACGTGGGATACACTGCGTGCGACCGTGCTGCGCCGGCTGGACGCGGCGGGCCTTCGCGCGGAGGGCGACGACCTGGTGTGGGAGCGCACGCCGACGGCCCTCGCCGCGCAGTTCGCGGGGAGCCGCGGGGCCATCTACGGCGCCGCGAGCAACTCGGCGCTGGCCGCGTTCCGGCGCCCGGCCAACCGTGTGCCCGGCGTGCGCGGGCTGTACCTTGCGTCTGGGAGCGCCCATCCGGGTGGCGGCGTGCCGCTGTGCGTACTTTCCGGCCACGCCGCGGCCGCCGCACTCCTGGCGGACCGCGGACGGGGCTGATCGAAGTCGGAGGAAGTAAATCGTTGATGACGGATCGAATGCCCGGCGCGCCGGGACGTGTTCTGCGGATGGGGATTCTGGCCGCGCTGCCGCTGCTTCTGGGCGCGGCGGTTCCGGCGGACCCCGGCGCCACGTGGGCGGGCCGCTACGCGATGGAGATGCGCATCGGCACGGTGACGCGCGTGCCGGTGGTGGGGAGCGAGCGCAGCGTCACGCGCACCCTGCTGCTGGTGGACATGCGGCGCGACGGCTCGCGCTGGGTGCAGCGGCAGACGGTGTGTGACGTGCGCATCGAGAGCCCGCGCATGCGGATGACCGTGCCCGCGGCATTCGTGCGCGGCCTGCCTCCGCGCGAGTACACCGGCGTGGTGCAGGGCGCGGGCGAGCGCGCGGCCTTCACGGCGGACCTGGGCGTGGAGGCCATCGGCTACGATCCCGCCCTTACCGGCGGCGAACTTCCCCTGAACGCCGCGGCGCGCGGCGTGGTGGACAACGACGGAGACGGACGTCCGGGAGCGACGGTCATCGGCCACTTTCCGCTCTTTGGGCGCGTGCGGCTGTTCATCGCGCAGCGCTCGCACCTGGTGCTGCACGGGCGGCAGACCTCGGACGACCGCATCGAGGGGACGATGGAAATCCGCGCGATGGAGCAGCGTACGCTGGGCGCGGACAACCGGCTGTTCCGCCGCACGCTGCCCATGCAGGCGGACCCGGCGGCCAGCGGGTTCGTGATGGTGCGCACCGCCGCCGCCGACTGCGCCGCCGTGCGCCGCGATTCCGAGACGCTGTTCCGCTGATTCTTTTCTGTCAGGACGGGAGGGGTAGATGGAAGGGAAGTTCGAGTTCGAGGGGGCGGAGGTGCGCGCGCTGGTGGAGGAGTCGCGCGGCGCCAAGGAGCGGGTGATGACGGAGGCGCAGCGGCTGATCGCGGCCGGCGTGGACCTCGGCGGCGATCCCGCGGAGTGGGACGGCGAGGTGGACCACCCCGGCACCGGCGCCCCCGCCGGGCTCTGGCTGATGAACGACCGCGGCGTGTATCTGCGCAGCAACGCCGGCAAGCGCGCGGCGGAAAGCGTGGCGCACGCGGCCGGCTATCGCAGCGAGAGCGCCGTGGGCGGCGAGCCCATCTGCGAGTTCATCGATGCCGCGCAGCTGGATCCGGTGCGCGAGGGCGACACGCTGGTCATCACCCTCACCGAGCAGAAGGTGCGCATGTCCCTTCGCCGCCCCGGCTGATCATCCGCCCACCGCTGGCGTGATCTGGTGGATGGACGGCTACGGCGCGAGCGGATGAATTCGCGTACCAACTGCGGAAAGCCTCACAACCAGACGTGACGC
This sequence is a window from Longimicrobium terrae. Protein-coding genes within it:
- a CDS encoding lycopene cyclase family protein gives rise to the protein MRMLDALVLGKGPAALAAAAALAGRGLHVGISGPAGPVHWPARYAAWTDELPEDLRTLVHARWPKAVVVGSERHVIDREYALLDNAALADVLRGRCEAREVEWIAGTVADAAHDAHGSRVRFREGGGAAARVIVDATGWDAALVRRERRPEAAFQTAVGWTVEADGVPLRADETLLMDWGREWRDADPAPTFLYAFGLPGRRWFLEETALVRRPAVSDDTLERRLRRRLDEMGLRIHRVVHHERVWIPMGGALPVPQRVIGFGAAGGMIHPATGYSVARSLRAAPVLAESVSASLGAGHAPDQVAADAWEALWPADARLRSALYRYGMEMLREMDGGETRAFFDAFFQLPRAEWTGYLSDRLSSARMMAMMARLYAAAPPPVRSRLGAGMIAGPGRALAGALLGRLGVRRGG
- a CDS encoding glycosyltransferase; the encoded protein is MDMVIHDPPPGVPLWMWIIAILPWIVLAMAAFNVVAWPRGRRDGRMPGRVSVLIPARDEAERIEACVRGALANAPDEVIVYDDGSTDGTAAIVARLAEEDGRVRLMSGGPLPAGWVGKPHACHHLANAATGDVLVYMDADTVAEPECLARMGSLFDRMRADVVTAGTRQVTGTFAERLIIPLLHLTYLAWLPLPLVWRSRDPRFLVANGQLLAVRRAAYAAAGGWSAVRAEVVDDMAFCRRVKESGGRVVFADGHRMARCRMYRDGGEVVRGFSKNLYEGVGGRPVGLVGFALVHAAMFLLPYVAMVAGLVMVARAVPHVDHRGVHLVLTGALGVAANVMLRLLLAIRFRQPWESVLLHPFAVLGLIGIAINSARWSGRGEIRWRGRTYGARAARVAGSGSAAE
- a CDS encoding lysophospholipid acyltransferase family protein, whose translation is MPSPAPNPAPASLRSAWFLALARRYVRRRIARGLDGLYVAGLDAAREAARRGPVILAANHVGWWDSFLVIALDEALNTEGYALMDAESVRRLPFFARLGALPLDRSGGARARAGLRAGADRLDRPGRALWVFPQGRHRPAHLRPLGFEPGIRLLARWVPSSTVVPISIQYAWGDQPGPAAYARLGAPVSASGLDLDALEAEIIDGLARIDGAVDRGEPGFIPLIAGRTASPEGGWGARLLGGREAAHD
- a CDS encoding phytoene desaturase family protein, giving the protein MTDVLVVGSGMGGLSAAIALAARGLSVQILEAGPRPGGKMGIAVIDGVEVDTGPSVLTLPDTLDRTLRLAGSSLADELTLPEPEPGFRYLYPDGVALDVHSRPERTLQSVEQTLGRVAADEFAAFLAYAGRIWDAAAPHFVHGHAPSVGSLVRGGLGSLALLPRIDPLHTMWGAIRARVRDPHLRWLLARYATYNGSDVRRAPATLHCIAHVELSLGGFGVEGGMYEIVRALVRAAERLGVRMECGARVDGLIVRDGRVRGARTADGREWSADAVVGNADAAHVLGDLLPPPSRPRRGAVPPSTSGWTGILRARRRSGVDARVAHTVLFPREYLEEFADMFDRGRPPIDPTVYLCAQEACHGRAGWTEEEPVFVMANAPAEPPGGSSAATWDTLRATVLRRLDAAGLRAEGDDLVWERTPTALAAQFAGSRGAIYGAASNSALAAFRRPANRVPGVRGLYLASGSAHPGGGVPLCVLSGHAAAAALLADRGRG
- a CDS encoding DUF3085 domain-containing protein gives rise to the protein MEGKFEFEGAEVRALVEESRGAKERVMTEAQRLIAAGVDLGGDPAEWDGEVDHPGTGAPAGLWLMNDRGVYLRSNAGKRAAESVAHAAGYRSESAVGGEPICEFIDAAQLDPVREGDTLVITLTEQKVRMSLRRPG